In Drosophila pseudoobscura strain MV-25-SWS-2005 chromosome 4, UCI_Dpse_MV25, whole genome shotgun sequence, the following proteins share a genomic window:
- the Liprin-alpha gene encoding liprin-alpha-1 isoform X1, whose amino-acid sequence MWNMMCDVMPTISEDSISQRSSQFSGEDANFEQLMVSMLDERDKLMDSLREAQERLGETEGKLRDVEKERDSLQRQINANLPQEFATLTKELTQARETLLERDEEIGELKAERNNTRLLLEHLECLVSRHERSLRMTVVKRQAAAQSGVSSEVEVLKALKSLFEHHKALDEKVRERLRLSIEKNNVLEEELNTTKEELTQYKAGGTGAGPGSGSVPGGGTENGLKEKMAGGGVGGAGGGVNGDANELNDYAAKTHELQTIIEKQTSELSQWQRRVSDLNNKISELEENMSRVQKDHCKAQDQCSKLQRDLRENVAQKEDQEERITTLEKRYVNAQRESTSLHDLNEKLEQELRHKEAQLKLHEEKIGAIEEKLELSEQKLAQHAKLQPDMEEQLKARMEALTKVGNKAQERHGSAEDRIRGLETNLDEKTTEVVRLNQRLKMNEEHNLRLSSTVDKLLSESNERLQVHLKERMHALDEKNALTQELEKARKVAEELHHEKSEIMKELSKTRLEIENFKRQLLQQEIAYNIQQTEALTRSLSPSSVVDGSGQFSRSASHASFETHSLRRQKQSRLTEENALARSMAEQEWEKLQQAAHAHQQAYELVTSAQDCDDADVLYAAASADMMSPSGHTDAQTLAMMLQEQLDAINNEIRLIQEEKQSTEARAEELESRVGSLEHVNLLARGRSMDRQSPEMSGRSTPNSPQRDFMQKYHTLNLPVLSSDASREELHGGMSTTGDSSSGGAASPLTARSMRLERVAQALAHSQEELRRRSIGLNPNAPVSQNHNHMAMSTHGSYGLSPLSSRYGSQESLRHYNTMGSMSMLQTPTSGVSREAAAAAVQKKKGIKSSLGRFFSKKEKVKGVKDTLPDGSPSMMSIGNLSIGLSEVDSNYDAMSMTGGMMPRIASAQGSKISSVDYGRQKKEHDYRNDLLGEAMKAGTPFALWNGPTIVAWLELWVGMPAWYVAACRANVKSGAIMSALSDTEIQREIGISNPLHRLKLRLAIQEMVSLTSPSAPQTSRTTLAFGDMNHEWIGNYWLPGLGLPQYRTTFMECLVDARMLDHLTKKDLRGQLKMVDSFHRTSLQYGISMLKRLNYDRTELEHRRKMSENGLCDVLVWSNERVIRWVGSIGLKEYANNLLESGVHGALMALDEGFDATAMGLALQIPTQNAQARQILDTEFNNLLQIATDRRPENEQRSAS is encoded by the exons ATGTGGAACATGATGTGCGACGTAATGCCCACGATTTCGGAGGACAGCATATCGCAGCGCTCTTCGCAGTTCAGCGGCGAGGATGCGAATTTTGAGCAGCTGATGGTCTCCATGCTCGATGAGCGGGACAAGCTGATGGACAGCCTGCGTGAGGCGCAGGAGCGGCTGGGCGAGACGGAAGGGAAGCTGCGCGATGTGGAAAAGGAGCGTGATAGTCTCCAGCGTCAAATCAATGCCAATCTGCCGCAG GAGTTTGCCACACTCACCAAGGAGCTGACACAGGCACGCGAGACCCTGTTGGAGCGCGACGAGGAGATTGGCGAACTCAAGGCGGAACGCAATAACACCAGG CTTCTACTGGAGCATCTGGAGTGCCTGGTGTCCCGGCATGAGCGCTCCCTCCGCATGACAGTGGTGAAGCGTCAGGCTGCTGCCCAGAGTGGCGTCTCCAGCGAAGTGGAAGTGCTCAAAGCCCTGAAGTCCCTGTTCGAGCACCACAAGGCGCTGGACGAGAAGGTGCGCGAGCGGCTGCGCCTCTCCATCGAGAAGAACAAtgtgctggaggaggagctgaaTACAACCAAAGAGGAGCTGACGCAGTACAAGGCGGGCGGCACGGGTGCGGGACCAGGGAGTGGCTCCGTTCCAGGTGGAGGCACTGAGAATGGCCTGAAAGAGAAG ATGGCGGGCGGAGGCGTGGGCGGAGCTGGCGGCGGCGTCAATGGGGACGCCAATGAGCTCAACGATTATGCGGCCAAAACCCACGAGCTGCAGACGATCATCGAGAAGCAG ACCTCCGAACTGTCGCAATGGCAGCGACGTGTCTCCGATTTGAACAACAAAATCAGCGAACTGGAGGAGAATATGTCGCGGGTGCAGAAGGACCACTGCAAGGCGCAGGATCAGTGCTCCAAGCTGCAGCGTGATCTGCGCGAGAATGTGGCCCAAAAGGAGGACCAGGAGGAGCGCATAACCACGCTGGAGAAGCGCTATGTGAACGCGCAGCGCGAGTCCACGTCGCTGCACGACCTGAACGAGAAACTGGAGCAGGAACTAAGGCACAAGGAGGCGCAGCTAAAG CTGCACGAGGAAAAGATCGGAGCCATTGAGGAGAAACTGGAGCTATCCGAACAGAAGCTTGCCCAACATGCCAAACTTCAGCCCGACATGGAAGAGCAGCTGAAGGCGCGCATGGAGGCGTTGACTAAGGTAGGAAATAAG GCTCAAGAGAGACATGGATCGGCGGAGGATCGTATACGGGGACTGGAAACGAATCTGGATGAGAAGACCACGGAGGTTGTAAGACTGAACCAGCGTCTCAAGATGAACGAGGAGCACAATCTGCGTCTGTCCTCGACGGTGGACAAGCTGCTGTCCGAGTCCAACGAGCGGCTGCAGGTGCATCTGAAGGAGCGCATGCACGCCCTGGACGAGAAGAACGCCCTGAcgcaggagctggagaaggcGCGCAAGGTGGCCGAGGAGCTGCACCATGAGAAGAGCGAGATCATGAAGGAGCTCTCCAAGACGCGCCTGGAGATTGAGAACTTTaagcggcagctgctgcagcaggagatCGCCTACAATATCCAGCAGACGGAGGCCCTCACCCGGAGCCTGTCGCCCAGCAGCGTGGTCGATGGCAGCGGACAGTTCTCGCGGAGTGCCTCGCACGCCAGCTTCGAGACGCACTCGCTGCGGCGCCAGAAACAGTCGCGGCTGACGGAGGAGAACGCCCTGGCCCGGTCCATGGCCGAGCAGGAGTGGgagaagctgcagcaggcgGCGCACGCCCACCAGCAGGCCTACGAGCTGGTGACCAGTGCCCAGGACTGTGACGACGCCGATGTCCTGTATGCGGCCGCGTCGGCGGACATGATGTCGCCATCGGGACACACGGACGCCCAGACGCTGGCCATGAtgctgcaggagcagctggaTGCCATCAACAATGAGATACGGCTGATCCAGGAGGAGAAGCAATCGACGGAGGCGCGAGCCGAGGAGCTGGAATCGCGGGTCGGCAGCCTGGAGCATGTGAATCTGTTGGCCCGCGGACGATCCATGGACCGGCAGAGTCCGGAAATGAGTGGGAGGAGCACTCCGAATAGCCCTCAAAGGGATTTCATGCAGAAATATCATACG CTCAACTTGCCCGTGCTGTCCAGCGATGCCTCACGCGAGGAACTCCATGGGGGGATGTCCACCACTGGCGATTCGAGCTCTGGCGGCGCTGCATCACCATTGACGGCCCGTTCGATGCGCTTGGAGCGTGTGGCGCAGGCCCTGGCCCACAGTCAGGAGGAGCTGCGTCGTCGCTCGATTGGATTGAACCCGAATGCGCCCGTTTCCCAGAACCACAACCACATGGCCATGAGCACTCACGGCAGCTACGGCCTGTCGCCTCTGAGCTCGCGCTACGGCAGCCAGGAGTCGCTCCGCCACTACAACACCATGGGCTCCATGTCCATGCTGCAGACACCCACCTCGGGTGTGTCCAGAGAGGCCGCCGCTGCGGCGgtgcaaaagaaaaagggcATCAAGTCCTCGCTGGGGCGTTTCTTtagcaaaaaggaaaaggtcAAGGGCGTCAAGGACACGCTGCCCGATGGCTCGCCCAGCATGATGTCCATCGGCAATCTGTCGATCGGCCTGAGCGAAGTGGACTCCAACTACGATGCCATGAGCATGACGGGAGGCATGATGCCGCGGATTGCCAGTGCGCAGGGATCAAAGATCAGCAGCGTCGACTATGGCAGGCAGAAAAA AGAGCACGACTATCGCAACGATTTGTTGGGTGAGGCCATGAAGGCGGGCACACCGTTTGCCCTGTGGAATGGTCCCACAATTGTGGCCTGGCTAGAGCTTTGGGTGGGCATGCCCGCCTGGTACGTGGCCGCCTGTCGCGCCAATGTCAAATCGGGTGCCATTATGAGTGCCCTCAGCGATACGGAAATACAGCGGGAGATTG GCATTAGCAATCCTTTGCACAGGCTCAAATTGCGTTTGGCCATACAGGAAATGGTTTCACTGACCTCTCCCTCGGCGCCACAAACCTCCAGAACCACATTGGCATTTG GCGACATGAATCACGAGTGGATTGGCAACTACTGGCTGCCCGGACTGGGTCTGCCGCAATATCGCACAACATTTATGGAGTGTCTAGTGGATGCCCGCATGCTGGACCATCTGACCAAAAAGGACTTGCGCGGCCAGCTGAAAATGGTGGACAGCTTTCATCGCACCAGCCTACAGTATGGCATCTCAATGCTCAAGCGCTTGAATTACGATCGCACCGAACTGGAGCACAGGCGAAAGATGAGCGAGAATGGACTGTGCGATGTGCTGGTGTGGAGCAATGAACGCGTCATACGCTGGGTGGGCAGCATAGGACTTAAA GAATATGCCAACAATCTGCTCGAATCGGGTGTGCATGGGGCACTGATGGCCCTGGATGAGGGCTTCGATGCCACTGCCATGGGACTGGCCCTACAGATACCCACACAAAATGCTCAG GCTCGCCAAATACTCGATACGGAGTTCAATAATCTACTGCAAATAGCCACAGATCGGAGGCCGGAGAACGAGCAGCGAAGCGCATCCTGA
- the Liprin-alpha gene encoding liprin-alpha-1 isoform X3: MWNMMCDVMPTISEDSISQRSSQFSGEDANFEQLMVSMLDERDKLMDSLREAQERLGETEGKLRDVEKERDSLQRQINANLPQEFATLTKELTQARETLLERDEEIGELKAERNNTRLLLEHLECLVSRHERSLRMTVVKRQAAAQSGVSSEVEVLKALKSLFEHHKALDEKVRERLRLSIEKNNVLEEELNTTKEELTQYKAGGTGAGPGSGSVPGGGTENGLKEKMAGGGVGGAGGGVNGDANELNDYAAKTHELQTIIEKQTSELSQWQRRVSDLNNKISELEENMSRVQKDHCKAQDQCSKLQRDLRENVAQKEDQEERITTLEKRYVNAQRESTSLHDLNEKLEQELRHKEAQLKAQERHGSAEDRIRGLETNLDEKTTEVVRLNQRLKMNEEHNLRLSSTVDKLLSESNERLQVHLKERMHALDEKNALTQELEKARKVAEELHHEKSEIMKELSKTRLEIENFKRQLLQQEIAYNIQQTEALTRSLSPSSVVDGSGQFSRSASHASFETHSLRRQKQSRLTEENALARSMAEQEWEKLQQAAHAHQQAYELVTSAQDCDDADVLYAAASADMMSPSGHTDAQTLAMMLQEQLDAINNEIRLIQEEKQSTEARAEELESRVGSLEHVNLLARGRSMDRQSPEMSGRSTPNSPQRDFMQKYHTLNLPVLSSDASREELHGGMSTTGDSSSGGAASPLTARSMRLERVAQALAHSQEELRRRSIGLNPNAPVSQNHNHMAMSTHGSYGLSPLSSRYGSQESLRHYNTMGSMSMLQTPTSGVSREAAAAAVQKKKGIKSSLGRFFSKKEKVKGVKDTLPDGSPSMMSIGNLSIGLSEVDSNYDAMSMTGGMMPRIASAQGSKISSVDYGRQKKEHDYRNDLLGEAMKAGTPFALWNGPTIVAWLELWVGMPAWYVAACRANVKSGAIMSALSDTEIQREIGISNPLHRLKLRLAIQEMVSLTSPSAPQTSRTTLAFGDMNHEWIGNYWLPGLGLPQYRTTFMECLVDARMLDHLTKKDLRGQLKMVDSFHRTSLQYGISMLKRLNYDRTELEHRRKMSENGLCDVLVWSNERVIRWVGSIGLKEYANNLLESGVHGALMALDEGFDATAMGLALQIPTQNAQARQILDTEFNNLLQIATDRRPENEQRSAS; encoded by the exons ATGTGGAACATGATGTGCGACGTAATGCCCACGATTTCGGAGGACAGCATATCGCAGCGCTCTTCGCAGTTCAGCGGCGAGGATGCGAATTTTGAGCAGCTGATGGTCTCCATGCTCGATGAGCGGGACAAGCTGATGGACAGCCTGCGTGAGGCGCAGGAGCGGCTGGGCGAGACGGAAGGGAAGCTGCGCGATGTGGAAAAGGAGCGTGATAGTCTCCAGCGTCAAATCAATGCCAATCTGCCGCAG GAGTTTGCCACACTCACCAAGGAGCTGACACAGGCACGCGAGACCCTGTTGGAGCGCGACGAGGAGATTGGCGAACTCAAGGCGGAACGCAATAACACCAGG CTTCTACTGGAGCATCTGGAGTGCCTGGTGTCCCGGCATGAGCGCTCCCTCCGCATGACAGTGGTGAAGCGTCAGGCTGCTGCCCAGAGTGGCGTCTCCAGCGAAGTGGAAGTGCTCAAAGCCCTGAAGTCCCTGTTCGAGCACCACAAGGCGCTGGACGAGAAGGTGCGCGAGCGGCTGCGCCTCTCCATCGAGAAGAACAAtgtgctggaggaggagctgaaTACAACCAAAGAGGAGCTGACGCAGTACAAGGCGGGCGGCACGGGTGCGGGACCAGGGAGTGGCTCCGTTCCAGGTGGAGGCACTGAGAATGGCCTGAAAGAGAAG ATGGCGGGCGGAGGCGTGGGCGGAGCTGGCGGCGGCGTCAATGGGGACGCCAATGAGCTCAACGATTATGCGGCCAAAACCCACGAGCTGCAGACGATCATCGAGAAGCAG ACCTCCGAACTGTCGCAATGGCAGCGACGTGTCTCCGATTTGAACAACAAAATCAGCGAACTGGAGGAGAATATGTCGCGGGTGCAGAAGGACCACTGCAAGGCGCAGGATCAGTGCTCCAAGCTGCAGCGTGATCTGCGCGAGAATGTGGCCCAAAAGGAGGACCAGGAGGAGCGCATAACCACGCTGGAGAAGCGCTATGTGAACGCGCAGCGCGAGTCCACGTCGCTGCACGACCTGAACGAGAAACTGGAGCAGGAACTAAGGCACAAGGAGGCGCAGCTAAAG GCTCAAGAGAGACATGGATCGGCGGAGGATCGTATACGGGGACTGGAAACGAATCTGGATGAGAAGACCACGGAGGTTGTAAGACTGAACCAGCGTCTCAAGATGAACGAGGAGCACAATCTGCGTCTGTCCTCGACGGTGGACAAGCTGCTGTCCGAGTCCAACGAGCGGCTGCAGGTGCATCTGAAGGAGCGCATGCACGCCCTGGACGAGAAGAACGCCCTGAcgcaggagctggagaaggcGCGCAAGGTGGCCGAGGAGCTGCACCATGAGAAGAGCGAGATCATGAAGGAGCTCTCCAAGACGCGCCTGGAGATTGAGAACTTTaagcggcagctgctgcagcaggagatCGCCTACAATATCCAGCAGACGGAGGCCCTCACCCGGAGCCTGTCGCCCAGCAGCGTGGTCGATGGCAGCGGACAGTTCTCGCGGAGTGCCTCGCACGCCAGCTTCGAGACGCACTCGCTGCGGCGCCAGAAACAGTCGCGGCTGACGGAGGAGAACGCCCTGGCCCGGTCCATGGCCGAGCAGGAGTGGgagaagctgcagcaggcgGCGCACGCCCACCAGCAGGCCTACGAGCTGGTGACCAGTGCCCAGGACTGTGACGACGCCGATGTCCTGTATGCGGCCGCGTCGGCGGACATGATGTCGCCATCGGGACACACGGACGCCCAGACGCTGGCCATGAtgctgcaggagcagctggaTGCCATCAACAATGAGATACGGCTGATCCAGGAGGAGAAGCAATCGACGGAGGCGCGAGCCGAGGAGCTGGAATCGCGGGTCGGCAGCCTGGAGCATGTGAATCTGTTGGCCCGCGGACGATCCATGGACCGGCAGAGTCCGGAAATGAGTGGGAGGAGCACTCCGAATAGCCCTCAAAGGGATTTCATGCAGAAATATCATACG CTCAACTTGCCCGTGCTGTCCAGCGATGCCTCACGCGAGGAACTCCATGGGGGGATGTCCACCACTGGCGATTCGAGCTCTGGCGGCGCTGCATCACCATTGACGGCCCGTTCGATGCGCTTGGAGCGTGTGGCGCAGGCCCTGGCCCACAGTCAGGAGGAGCTGCGTCGTCGCTCGATTGGATTGAACCCGAATGCGCCCGTTTCCCAGAACCACAACCACATGGCCATGAGCACTCACGGCAGCTACGGCCTGTCGCCTCTGAGCTCGCGCTACGGCAGCCAGGAGTCGCTCCGCCACTACAACACCATGGGCTCCATGTCCATGCTGCAGACACCCACCTCGGGTGTGTCCAGAGAGGCCGCCGCTGCGGCGgtgcaaaagaaaaagggcATCAAGTCCTCGCTGGGGCGTTTCTTtagcaaaaaggaaaaggtcAAGGGCGTCAAGGACACGCTGCCCGATGGCTCGCCCAGCATGATGTCCATCGGCAATCTGTCGATCGGCCTGAGCGAAGTGGACTCCAACTACGATGCCATGAGCATGACGGGAGGCATGATGCCGCGGATTGCCAGTGCGCAGGGATCAAAGATCAGCAGCGTCGACTATGGCAGGCAGAAAAA AGAGCACGACTATCGCAACGATTTGTTGGGTGAGGCCATGAAGGCGGGCACACCGTTTGCCCTGTGGAATGGTCCCACAATTGTGGCCTGGCTAGAGCTTTGGGTGGGCATGCCCGCCTGGTACGTGGCCGCCTGTCGCGCCAATGTCAAATCGGGTGCCATTATGAGTGCCCTCAGCGATACGGAAATACAGCGGGAGATTG GCATTAGCAATCCTTTGCACAGGCTCAAATTGCGTTTGGCCATACAGGAAATGGTTTCACTGACCTCTCCCTCGGCGCCACAAACCTCCAGAACCACATTGGCATTTG GCGACATGAATCACGAGTGGATTGGCAACTACTGGCTGCCCGGACTGGGTCTGCCGCAATATCGCACAACATTTATGGAGTGTCTAGTGGATGCCCGCATGCTGGACCATCTGACCAAAAAGGACTTGCGCGGCCAGCTGAAAATGGTGGACAGCTTTCATCGCACCAGCCTACAGTATGGCATCTCAATGCTCAAGCGCTTGAATTACGATCGCACCGAACTGGAGCACAGGCGAAAGATGAGCGAGAATGGACTGTGCGATGTGCTGGTGTGGAGCAATGAACGCGTCATACGCTGGGTGGGCAGCATAGGACTTAAA GAATATGCCAACAATCTGCTCGAATCGGGTGTGCATGGGGCACTGATGGCCCTGGATGAGGGCTTCGATGCCACTGCCATGGGACTGGCCCTACAGATACCCACACAAAATGCTCAG GCTCGCCAAATACTCGATACGGAGTTCAATAATCTACTGCAAATAGCCACAGATCGGAGGCCGGAGAACGAGCAGCGAAGCGCATCCTGA
- the Liprin-alpha gene encoding liprin-alpha-1 isoform X2 has translation MWNMMCDVMPTISEDSISQRSSQFSGEDANFEQLMVSMLDERDKLMDSLREAQERLGETEGKLRDVEKERDSLQRQINANLPQEFATLTKELTQARETLLERDEEIGELKAERNNTRLLLEHLECLVSRHERSLRMTVVKRQAAAQSGVSSEVEVLKALKSLFEHHKALDEKVRERLRLSIEKNNVLEEELNTTKEELTQYKAGGTGAGPGSGSVPGGGTENGLKEKMAGGGVGGAGGGVNGDANELNDYAAKTHELQTIIEKQTSELSQWQRRVSDLNNKISELEENMSRVQKDHCKAQDQCSKLQRDLRENVAQKEDQEERITTLEKRYVNAQRESTSLHDLNEKLEQELRHKEAQLKLHEEKIGAIEEKLELSEQKLAQHAKLQPDMEEQLKARMEALTKAQERHGSAEDRIRGLETNLDEKTTEVVRLNQRLKMNEEHNLRLSSTVDKLLSESNERLQVHLKERMHALDEKNALTQELEKARKVAEELHHEKSEIMKELSKTRLEIENFKRQLLQQEIAYNIQQTEALTRSLSPSSVVDGSGQFSRSASHASFETHSLRRQKQSRLTEENALARSMAEQEWEKLQQAAHAHQQAYELVTSAQDCDDADVLYAAASADMMSPSGHTDAQTLAMMLQEQLDAINNEIRLIQEEKQSTEARAEELESRVGSLEHVNLLARGRSMDRQSPEMSGRSTPNSPQRDFMQKYHTLNLPVLSSDASREELHGGMSTTGDSSSGGAASPLTARSMRLERVAQALAHSQEELRRRSIGLNPNAPVSQNHNHMAMSTHGSYGLSPLSSRYGSQESLRHYNTMGSMSMLQTPTSGVSREAAAAAVQKKKGIKSSLGRFFSKKEKVKGVKDTLPDGSPSMMSIGNLSIGLSEVDSNYDAMSMTGGMMPRIASAQGSKISSVDYGRQKKEHDYRNDLLGEAMKAGTPFALWNGPTIVAWLELWVGMPAWYVAACRANVKSGAIMSALSDTEIQREIGISNPLHRLKLRLAIQEMVSLTSPSAPQTSRTTLAFGDMNHEWIGNYWLPGLGLPQYRTTFMECLVDARMLDHLTKKDLRGQLKMVDSFHRTSLQYGISMLKRLNYDRTELEHRRKMSENGLCDVLVWSNERVIRWVGSIGLKEYANNLLESGVHGALMALDEGFDATAMGLALQIPTQNAQARQILDTEFNNLLQIATDRRPENEQRSAS, from the exons ATGTGGAACATGATGTGCGACGTAATGCCCACGATTTCGGAGGACAGCATATCGCAGCGCTCTTCGCAGTTCAGCGGCGAGGATGCGAATTTTGAGCAGCTGATGGTCTCCATGCTCGATGAGCGGGACAAGCTGATGGACAGCCTGCGTGAGGCGCAGGAGCGGCTGGGCGAGACGGAAGGGAAGCTGCGCGATGTGGAAAAGGAGCGTGATAGTCTCCAGCGTCAAATCAATGCCAATCTGCCGCAG GAGTTTGCCACACTCACCAAGGAGCTGACACAGGCACGCGAGACCCTGTTGGAGCGCGACGAGGAGATTGGCGAACTCAAGGCGGAACGCAATAACACCAGG CTTCTACTGGAGCATCTGGAGTGCCTGGTGTCCCGGCATGAGCGCTCCCTCCGCATGACAGTGGTGAAGCGTCAGGCTGCTGCCCAGAGTGGCGTCTCCAGCGAAGTGGAAGTGCTCAAAGCCCTGAAGTCCCTGTTCGAGCACCACAAGGCGCTGGACGAGAAGGTGCGCGAGCGGCTGCGCCTCTCCATCGAGAAGAACAAtgtgctggaggaggagctgaaTACAACCAAAGAGGAGCTGACGCAGTACAAGGCGGGCGGCACGGGTGCGGGACCAGGGAGTGGCTCCGTTCCAGGTGGAGGCACTGAGAATGGCCTGAAAGAGAAG ATGGCGGGCGGAGGCGTGGGCGGAGCTGGCGGCGGCGTCAATGGGGACGCCAATGAGCTCAACGATTATGCGGCCAAAACCCACGAGCTGCAGACGATCATCGAGAAGCAG ACCTCCGAACTGTCGCAATGGCAGCGACGTGTCTCCGATTTGAACAACAAAATCAGCGAACTGGAGGAGAATATGTCGCGGGTGCAGAAGGACCACTGCAAGGCGCAGGATCAGTGCTCCAAGCTGCAGCGTGATCTGCGCGAGAATGTGGCCCAAAAGGAGGACCAGGAGGAGCGCATAACCACGCTGGAGAAGCGCTATGTGAACGCGCAGCGCGAGTCCACGTCGCTGCACGACCTGAACGAGAAACTGGAGCAGGAACTAAGGCACAAGGAGGCGCAGCTAAAG CTGCACGAGGAAAAGATCGGAGCCATTGAGGAGAAACTGGAGCTATCCGAACAGAAGCTTGCCCAACATGCCAAACTTCAGCCCGACATGGAAGAGCAGCTGAAGGCGCGCATGGAGGCGTTGACTAAG GCTCAAGAGAGACATGGATCGGCGGAGGATCGTATACGGGGACTGGAAACGAATCTGGATGAGAAGACCACGGAGGTTGTAAGACTGAACCAGCGTCTCAAGATGAACGAGGAGCACAATCTGCGTCTGTCCTCGACGGTGGACAAGCTGCTGTCCGAGTCCAACGAGCGGCTGCAGGTGCATCTGAAGGAGCGCATGCACGCCCTGGACGAGAAGAACGCCCTGAcgcaggagctggagaaggcGCGCAAGGTGGCCGAGGAGCTGCACCATGAGAAGAGCGAGATCATGAAGGAGCTCTCCAAGACGCGCCTGGAGATTGAGAACTTTaagcggcagctgctgcagcaggagatCGCCTACAATATCCAGCAGACGGAGGCCCTCACCCGGAGCCTGTCGCCCAGCAGCGTGGTCGATGGCAGCGGACAGTTCTCGCGGAGTGCCTCGCACGCCAGCTTCGAGACGCACTCGCTGCGGCGCCAGAAACAGTCGCGGCTGACGGAGGAGAACGCCCTGGCCCGGTCCATGGCCGAGCAGGAGTGGgagaagctgcagcaggcgGCGCACGCCCACCAGCAGGCCTACGAGCTGGTGACCAGTGCCCAGGACTGTGACGACGCCGATGTCCTGTATGCGGCCGCGTCGGCGGACATGATGTCGCCATCGGGACACACGGACGCCCAGACGCTGGCCATGAtgctgcaggagcagctggaTGCCATCAACAATGAGATACGGCTGATCCAGGAGGAGAAGCAATCGACGGAGGCGCGAGCCGAGGAGCTGGAATCGCGGGTCGGCAGCCTGGAGCATGTGAATCTGTTGGCCCGCGGACGATCCATGGACCGGCAGAGTCCGGAAATGAGTGGGAGGAGCACTCCGAATAGCCCTCAAAGGGATTTCATGCAGAAATATCATACG CTCAACTTGCCCGTGCTGTCCAGCGATGCCTCACGCGAGGAACTCCATGGGGGGATGTCCACCACTGGCGATTCGAGCTCTGGCGGCGCTGCATCACCATTGACGGCCCGTTCGATGCGCTTGGAGCGTGTGGCGCAGGCCCTGGCCCACAGTCAGGAGGAGCTGCGTCGTCGCTCGATTGGATTGAACCCGAATGCGCCCGTTTCCCAGAACCACAACCACATGGCCATGAGCACTCACGGCAGCTACGGCCTGTCGCCTCTGAGCTCGCGCTACGGCAGCCAGGAGTCGCTCCGCCACTACAACACCATGGGCTCCATGTCCATGCTGCAGACACCCACCTCGGGTGTGTCCAGAGAGGCCGCCGCTGCGGCGgtgcaaaagaaaaagggcATCAAGTCCTCGCTGGGGCGTTTCTTtagcaaaaaggaaaaggtcAAGGGCGTCAAGGACACGCTGCCCGATGGCTCGCCCAGCATGATGTCCATCGGCAATCTGTCGATCGGCCTGAGCGAAGTGGACTCCAACTACGATGCCATGAGCATGACGGGAGGCATGATGCCGCGGATTGCCAGTGCGCAGGGATCAAAGATCAGCAGCGTCGACTATGGCAGGCAGAAAAA AGAGCACGACTATCGCAACGATTTGTTGGGTGAGGCCATGAAGGCGGGCACACCGTTTGCCCTGTGGAATGGTCCCACAATTGTGGCCTGGCTAGAGCTTTGGGTGGGCATGCCCGCCTGGTACGTGGCCGCCTGTCGCGCCAATGTCAAATCGGGTGCCATTATGAGTGCCCTCAGCGATACGGAAATACAGCGGGAGATTG GCATTAGCAATCCTTTGCACAGGCTCAAATTGCGTTTGGCCATACAGGAAATGGTTTCACTGACCTCTCCCTCGGCGCCACAAACCTCCAGAACCACATTGGCATTTG GCGACATGAATCACGAGTGGATTGGCAACTACTGGCTGCCCGGACTGGGTCTGCCGCAATATCGCACAACATTTATGGAGTGTCTAGTGGATGCCCGCATGCTGGACCATCTGACCAAAAAGGACTTGCGCGGCCAGCTGAAAATGGTGGACAGCTTTCATCGCACCAGCCTACAGTATGGCATCTCAATGCTCAAGCGCTTGAATTACGATCGCACCGAACTGGAGCACAGGCGAAAGATGAGCGAGAATGGACTGTGCGATGTGCTGGTGTGGAGCAATGAACGCGTCATACGCTGGGTGGGCAGCATAGGACTTAAA GAATATGCCAACAATCTGCTCGAATCGGGTGTGCATGGGGCACTGATGGCCCTGGATGAGGGCTTCGATGCCACTGCCATGGGACTGGCCCTACAGATACCCACACAAAATGCTCAG GCTCGCCAAATACTCGATACGGAGTTCAATAATCTACTGCAAATAGCCACAGATCGGAGGCCGGAGAACGAGCAGCGAAGCGCATCCTGA